The following are from one region of the Flavobacteriales bacterium genome:
- a CDS encoding thioredoxin fold domain-containing protein codes for MLISFGLQAQEINWISFPEALEAQKKEPKKIFMDVYANWCGPCKLLDKHTFSNKDLIEYVNENFYAVKFNGEGIEEIYFYDRVFNNPKYDPKRKGKNSSHEFTQFLGISAYPTMVFFDDNGGPIMPVVGYYKPQELEPYLKMIVKEDYNYFSSPQDMRKYISEFISNFSDL; via the coding sequence ATACTAATCAGTTTTGGCCTTCAGGCACAGGAAATAAATTGGATATCATTTCCAGAAGCTTTAGAGGCACAAAAAAAAGAACCTAAAAAAATCTTTATGGATGTTTATGCTAATTGGTGTGGTCCATGTAAGCTGCTAGATAAACATACTTTTTCTAACAAAGACTTGATAGAATATGTAAATGAAAATTTCTATGCTGTTAAATTTAATGGAGAAGGAATTGAAGAGATTTATTTTTATGATCGTGTTTTTAATAATCCAAAGTATGATCCTAAGAGAAAAGGAAAGAATAGTTCTCATGAGTTTACACAATTTTTAGGAATATCAGCATACCCTACAATGGTATTTTTTGATGATAATGGGGGGCCAATTATGCCTGTAGTTGGTTATTACAAGCCCCAAGAATTAGAGCCATACTTAAAAATGATTGTTAAAGAAGACTATAATTATTTCTCTAGTCCTCAAGATATGAGAAAGTATATTAGCGAATTTATTTCTAATTTTTCAGACTTATGA